A single window of Nicotiana sylvestris chromosome 3, ASM39365v2, whole genome shotgun sequence DNA harbors:
- the LOC104220038 gene encoding eukaryotic translation initiation factor 2 subunit alpha homolog isoform X2 — protein MATNSPNLECRMYEAKYPEVDQAVMIQVKSMADSGAYVSLLEYNNIEGMILFSELSRRRIRSISSLIKVGRIEPVMVLRVDHERGYIDLSKRRVSEEDIQGCEERYNKSKLIHSIMRHVAETMNIDLEDLYVHVGWPLYKKYGHAIEAFKLIVNDPDPILNSLTREIKETGPDGQEVTKVVPALSEEVKDVLVKNIRRRMTPQPLKIRADIEMKCFQFDGVIHIKEAMRKAEAAGNQDCPVKIKLVAPPVYVLNAQTLDKDEEDAR, from the exons ATGGCGACGAACAGTCCGAACCTAGAGTGCCGAATGTACGAGGCCAAGTATCCTGAAGTGGACCAAGCTGTAATGATACAGGTCAAGAGCATGGCTGATAGTGGCGCCTATGTTTCCCTTCTTGAGTACAATAACATTGAAGGAATGATCCTTTTCTCCGAGCTCTCTCGCCGTCGAATTAGGAGTATCAGTAGTCTCATTAAAGTTGGCCGAATCGAGCCCGTTATGGTTCTTAGGGTTGACCACGAGAGAGGTTATATTGATCTTAGTAAGCGAAGGGTTTCTGAGGAAGATATTCAGGGTTGTGAGGAAAGGTACAATAAGAGCAAGCTTATTCATTCCATTATGCGCCACGTTGCTGAAACTATGAACATCGATTTGGAG GACCTTTATGTCCATGTTGGTTGGCCTTTATACAAAAAATATGGTCATGCTATTGAG GCATTCAAACTAATTGTCAATGATCCCGATCCAATCCTTAATTCCCTCACCCGTGAAATTAAAGAAACTGGCCCCGACGGGCAGGAG GTTACTAAGGTGGTTCCTGCTCTATCAGAGGAAGTTAAAGATGTATTGGTCAAGAACATTAGGAGGAGGATGACCCCACAACCGTTGAAGATCCGAGCAGATATTGAGATGAAATGTTTTCAGTTTGATGGTGTTATTCACATTAAG GAAGCAATGCGTAAAGCTGAAGCTGCCGGTAATCAGGATTGCCCAGTTAAAATTAAACTTGTTGCGCCTCCAGTATATGTGCTGAACGCTCAGACTCTTGACAAG gacgaagaggatgccagatga